The proteins below are encoded in one region of Dehalobacter sp.:
- a CDS encoding DUF370 domain-containing protein → MDIKLINIGFGNIVSANRIISIVSPESAPIKRIIQEARDTGMLIDATYGRRTRAVIMCDSHHVILSAVQPETVAHRLTAKESSNEDPVD, encoded by the coding sequence TTGGATATCAAACTAATTAATATAGGATTTGGCAATATTGTATCGGCCAACAGAATTATCTCGATTGTAAGTCCGGAATCAGCACCTATTAAACGGATCATTCAGGAAGCGCGCGATACAGGAATGCTCATCGATGCCACCTATGGGCGAAGAACGCGTGCCGTCATTATGTGTGACAGCCACCACGTGATTTTGTCGGCTGTTCAGCCTGAAACGGTTGCCCATCGTCTGACCGCCAAAGAATCCAGTAATGAGGATCCGGTTGATTAA
- a CDS encoding phenylacetate--CoA ligase produces the protein MTQDELLLHLRKTIEQVLKAPYYKKKLAEVGIYYPGDVKSLEDFRKIPLTDKEALRQNYPFGLFAEPLEKMVRIHASSGTTGKPTVVGYTREDIQLWAKIVANGLRRAGITSNDVVQVAYGYGLFTGGMGLHYGCEELGALVIPISGGNTQRQLMLMRDFGSTVLCCTPSYALYLADSLGEEGMTKEDLKLRVGIFGAEPWTEQMRAEIEARLGIRALDIYGLSETMGPGVSLECLKGEGLHIDENFYPEILDKDGNVLPEGETGELVLTSFNKMGFPGLRYRTKDITSITYGSCTCGHTGWTMKRVSARVDDMLIIRGVNVFPSQIEEAILSVGGIEPHYLIVVDREGNLDTLEVQIEVNAASFNDEIRELEELQQRLQTKIHEILNIAARVRLVEPKSIPRSEGKAKRVIDKRKEKQLS, from the coding sequence ATGACTCAGGATGAGTTGTTACTTCATTTAAGAAAGACCATTGAACAGGTCTTAAAAGCTCCCTACTACAAGAAAAAACTAGCTGAGGTGGGTATCTATTATCCCGGTGATGTCAAATCCCTGGAGGATTTTCGGAAGATACCATTGACGGATAAAGAAGCGTTACGCCAGAATTATCCTTTTGGATTATTTGCCGAGCCATTGGAAAAGATGGTCAGAATCCATGCTTCCTCAGGGACAACGGGAAAACCGACCGTTGTAGGGTATACCCGTGAAGATATTCAGTTATGGGCCAAAATTGTGGCCAACGGTCTCAGAAGGGCCGGCATTACGTCCAACGACGTTGTACAGGTCGCTTACGGCTATGGCTTGTTTACCGGCGGTATGGGACTGCATTACGGATGTGAAGAACTTGGGGCTTTAGTCATTCCGATCTCCGGCGGCAACACCCAGCGTCAGCTGATGCTGATGCGTGACTTTGGAAGTACGGTTCTTTGCTGTACTCCGTCGTACGCACTTTATCTGGCAGACAGTCTGGGGGAAGAGGGTATGACCAAAGAAGACCTGAAGCTGAGGGTCGGGATATTTGGTGCTGAGCCCTGGACAGAACAGATGAGGGCAGAGATTGAAGCCAGACTTGGTATTCGGGCGCTCGATATCTATGGATTGAGTGAAACGATGGGACCCGGCGTTTCTTTGGAGTGCCTGAAAGGCGAAGGGCTGCATATAGATGAGAACTTCTACCCTGAAATTCTCGATAAAGACGGAAATGTTCTGCCGGAAGGAGAAACAGGAGAACTTGTTCTTACCAGCTTTAACAAAATGGGCTTCCCCGGACTTCGCTATAGAACGAAAGATATTACCAGCATCACCTATGGAAGCTGTACGTGCGGCCACACCGGTTGGACGATGAAGAGAGTGTCGGCCAGAGTCGATGATATGCTGATTATTCGCGGTGTCAACGTCTTCCCAAGCCAGATTGAAGAAGCGATCCTGTCGGTAGGTGGAATCGAACCGCATTATCTGATTGTTGTGGACCGTGAGGGTAATCTCGATACCCTCGAAGTGCAGATTGAGGTGAATGCGGCAAGCTTCAACGATGAGATCCGGGAACTCGAAGAGCTCCAGCAAAGGCTTCAAACTAAAATACATGAGATCCTTAATATTGCGGCTAGGGTGCGTCTTGTCGAGCCGAAGAGTATCCCGCGCAGCGAAGGAAAAGCGAAGCGTGTAATTGATAAACGCAAGGAAAAACAATTAAGCTAA
- the coaBC gene encoding bifunctional phosphopantothenoylcysteine decarboxylase/phosphopantothenate--cysteine ligase CoaBC — translation MLCGKRVLLGVTGSIAAYKAVDIASRLVKSGAEVSVVMTKSATELVAPLTFRSISGQPVYTEMFTEPKMWNIEHISLAQKADIALIAPATANIIAKMAVGLADDFLSTVLLAVNNPIFVAPAMNHAMYHHLATQQNLGILQQRGIHLIGPARGFQACGTEGDGRMSEPAEIIDFLQNFMLNREIMKGRKVLVTAGGTREELDPVRYLGNYSSGRMGYAIAEAFAEAGAQVTLVSGPSDLLPPFGVETVRIISAEEMYLEVMTRYAEQDIVVKAAAVADFRPAVRNEQKIKKDGESVILELVPNPDILSALGARKKHQYLVGFAAETQNVIENGLEKLKRKKADMLVVNDVTAPGAGFGTDTNIVSFLYPDGRKIDLPKMSKLDVARRLVQEISLNKGIGSKE, via the coding sequence ATGCTTTGCGGTAAACGTGTGCTTCTGGGCGTAACAGGCAGTATTGCTGCCTACAAAGCGGTCGACATCGCCAGCAGACTGGTGAAAAGCGGTGCAGAGGTCTCTGTCGTGATGACAAAATCAGCCACAGAGCTCGTTGCGCCTTTGACATTTAGAAGCATATCAGGACAGCCGGTTTATACGGAAATGTTCACGGAACCTAAAATGTGGAACATTGAACATATTTCTCTGGCCCAGAAGGCAGACATCGCCTTAATCGCTCCGGCGACAGCCAATATCATTGCGAAGATGGCTGTCGGTCTTGCTGATGATTTTCTTTCTACCGTCTTGCTGGCTGTCAATAATCCAATCTTTGTGGCACCGGCTATGAATCATGCTATGTATCATCACCTTGCGACGCAGCAGAATCTGGGGATTCTTCAGCAGCGGGGGATTCATCTGATTGGACCAGCCAGAGGCTTCCAGGCCTGCGGGACAGAAGGCGACGGCAGGATGAGTGAGCCTGCGGAGATCATTGATTTCCTTCAGAATTTTATGTTAAACCGGGAAATCATGAAAGGCCGGAAAGTGCTAGTTACGGCCGGCGGCACCCGCGAGGAACTTGATCCGGTCAGATATCTTGGAAATTACAGCTCAGGCCGCATGGGCTATGCAATTGCTGAGGCGTTTGCTGAGGCAGGCGCACAGGTGACCCTGGTCAGCGGCCCCTCGGATCTTCTTCCCCCATTCGGTGTGGAAACGGTCCGGATTATTTCAGCGGAAGAGATGTATCTGGAAGTTATGACACGATATGCGGAACAGGATATCGTCGTCAAAGCAGCTGCTGTTGCTGATTTTCGACCTGCAGTCCGCAATGAGCAAAAGATCAAAAAAGACGGAGAGTCTGTTATCCTAGAATTAGTTCCGAATCCAGATATTCTGTCAGCTTTGGGAGCTCGGAAGAAGCACCAGTACTTGGTTGGCTTTGCTGCCGAGACCCAAAATGTGATTGAAAACGGTCTGGAAAAGTTGAAACGCAAAAAGGCTGATATGCTTGTAGTCAATGATGTCACAGCACCTGGCGCAGGTTTTGGCACAGATACCAATATTGTTAGTTTTCTTTATCCCGATGGCAGAAAAATAGATCTGCCCAAAATGAGCAAGCTGGATGTCGCCAGAAGGTTGGTGCAAGAGATTTCCTTGAACAAAGGTATTGGATCAAAGGAGTGA
- a CDS encoding YicC family protein encodes MANSMTGFGRGEAQELGVQISVEMKSVNNRFLEVLVKLPRNLNIIEERFRKAVQEKVQRGRIDIYVNIKETEEKKRLVKVDKDLVLSYDNSLKELANLLNTAYKSDLFSLVSLPEVLSVENEEMDAEALWPYLNMALQEALNQLIQMRRTEGERLAKDLLKKLDDLSGMVDQVTVRAPQVVVEYQEKLKERLAALLADTSLDEARLITEVAIFADRSSIEEELVRLGSHFEQFTKAFSTNEPIGRKLDFLIQEMNREINTIGSKANDLEISHIIVQGKSELEKIREQVQNIE; translated from the coding sequence TTGGCAAATAGTATGACTGGTTTTGGCAGAGGGGAAGCTCAGGAACTTGGAGTTCAGATCTCAGTAGAAATGAAATCTGTAAACAACCGTTTCCTTGAAGTCCTGGTGAAACTGCCCAGAAACCTGAATATCATCGAGGAGCGTTTCCGGAAAGCCGTGCAGGAAAAAGTCCAGCGGGGCCGCATTGATATTTACGTGAATATCAAGGAAACGGAAGAAAAAAAGAGATTAGTTAAGGTTGACAAAGATTTAGTGCTGTCGTATGATAATTCTCTGAAGGAATTGGCAAATTTGCTCAATACCGCTTATAAAAGCGATCTTTTTAGTCTGGTTTCACTCCCTGAAGTACTCAGCGTTGAAAACGAAGAGATGGATGCCGAAGCCTTGTGGCCATATCTCAATATGGCTTTACAGGAGGCCCTGAACCAGTTAATTCAAATGCGCAGGACTGAAGGGGAGAGACTGGCCAAGGATTTGCTGAAAAAATTAGATGACCTTTCCGGAATGGTTGATCAAGTAACTGTAAGAGCGCCGCAGGTTGTCGTGGAATATCAGGAAAAATTGAAGGAAAGGCTTGCGGCGCTTCTGGCGGACACTTCGCTGGATGAAGCCAGACTGATTACCGAAGTTGCCATTTTTGCCGACAGGTCTTCTATTGAGGAAGAGCTCGTCAGGCTCGGGAGTCATTTTGAACAATTTACCAAAGCCTTTTCAACCAATGAGCCGATTGGACGGAAACTGGATTTTCTGATTCAGGAAATGAACAGAGAGATCAATACCATCGGGTCTAAGGCAAATGATCTGGAGATTTCACATATCATTGTTCAGGGAAAAAGTGAATTGGAGAAAATCCGGGAACAGGTTCAGAATATCGAGTAA
- the metK gene encoding methionine adenosyltransferase, with translation MGYKLFTSESVTEGHPDKICDQISDAILDAVLCQDREARVACETSVTTGLVLVSGEITTHCYVDIPRVVRETIRQIGYTRAKYGFDADTCAVLTSIGEQSSDIALGVNKALEAKISEEDISEIGAGDQGMMFGYATNETETFMPVPIDLAHKLARRLAEIRKAEVLNYLRPDGKTQVTVEYEDGKPKRIDTIVISTQHHPEVSQEQIKNDLLEHVVRPVVPSEMLDENTRYYINPTGRFVIGGPQGDAGLTGRKIIVDTYGGMARHGGGAFSGKDPTKVDRSGAYAARYVAKNVVGAGLADRCEIQIAYAIGVARPVSISVETFGTGKVSDDKIITLINETFDLRPAAIINTLDLRRPIYRQTAAYGHFGRNDLDLPWEKFDKVEQLRKLAGR, from the coding sequence ATGGGTTACAAATTATTTACCTCAGAATCTGTTACCGAAGGACATCCCGACAAAATATGCGATCAAATTTCGGATGCAATTCTTGATGCCGTCCTGTGTCAGGACAGAGAAGCAAGAGTTGCCTGTGAAACATCTGTGACAACCGGGCTGGTTCTGGTAAGCGGCGAGATTACCACCCATTGTTATGTGGATATTCCAAGAGTCGTAAGGGAAACCATCAGACAGATCGGATATACGAGAGCCAAGTATGGCTTTGACGCGGATACATGTGCGGTGCTGACCTCGATTGGAGAGCAGTCCAGTGATATTGCCTTAGGCGTTAACAAAGCATTGGAGGCAAAAATATCCGAAGAAGACATCAGTGAGATCGGTGCAGGAGACCAAGGGATGATGTTTGGCTATGCGACAAACGAAACCGAAACATTCATGCCGGTGCCGATTGATCTTGCGCATAAGCTGGCCCGCAGGCTGGCTGAAATCCGTAAGGCGGAAGTGCTGAACTATTTAAGACCTGACGGCAAAACGCAGGTTACCGTTGAATACGAGGACGGAAAACCCAAAAGAATCGATACGATTGTAATTTCGACCCAGCATCATCCTGAGGTTTCCCAGGAGCAGATCAAAAACGATCTTCTGGAGCATGTCGTAAGACCAGTGGTTCCATCTGAAATGCTGGATGAGAATACCCGTTATTATATCAACCCGACGGGCAGATTTGTGATTGGCGGGCCTCAGGGTGATGCAGGACTTACCGGCAGAAAAATTATCGTTGACACCTATGGCGGTATGGCTAGACATGGTGGCGGGGCGTTTTCCGGAAAAGATCCTACGAAGGTTGACCGGTCCGGGGCTTATGCCGCGCGCTATGTGGCCAAAAATGTTGTCGGAGCGGGCCTAGCTGACCGCTGTGAGATTCAGATCGCCTATGCGATTGGTGTTGCGCGTCCTGTCTCCATTTCAGTTGAAACATTTGGGACGGGCAAGGTCAGTGATGATAAGATTATCACGCTGATTAATGAAACGTTTGATCTTCGCCCGGCTGCAATCATCAACACTCTGGATCTCCGCAGGCCAATCTATAGACAGACCGCGGCCTACGGGCATTTTGGCCGCAATGACCTTGACCTCCCGTGGGAGAAGTTTGATAAAGTCGAACAATTAAGGAAACTGGCCGGACGCTGA
- the gmk gene encoding guanylate kinase, with amino-acid sequence MEDKGLLIVVSGPAGVGKGTLCKRLFTECGDLEYSVSVTTRAPRPGETEGKEYYFRSRDEFFKMVENNEFLEWAEFCENLYGTPRFHVESVLKRNKTILLEIDMQGAKIVKKAFPDGVFIFIVPPSLEELAERLYGRGTETPEVVQRRLAQAVQEMKNMKDYDYAVENDEIGTAVEKLKSIMIAEKCRVSSKP; translated from the coding sequence ATGGAAGACAAAGGGCTGCTGATTGTGGTTTCAGGTCCTGCAGGAGTTGGAAAAGGAACGCTGTGTAAGCGGCTTTTTACCGAGTGCGGCGATCTAGAATATTCTGTTTCCGTAACGACCAGGGCACCAAGACCGGGAGAAACAGAGGGAAAAGAATACTATTTCCGTTCTAGGGATGAATTTTTTAAAATGGTCGAGAACAATGAGTTCCTGGAATGGGCAGAGTTTTGCGAAAACCTGTATGGAACCCCAAGATTTCATGTGGAAAGTGTCCTGAAGAGGAACAAGACCATCTTACTGGAAATCGATATGCAGGGAGCAAAAATTGTCAAAAAGGCTTTTCCGGATGGTGTGTTTATTTTCATTGTTCCGCCTTCCCTGGAAGAGCTGGCTGAAAGGCTTTACGGAAGAGGAACGGAAACACCTGAGGTCGTGCAGCGCAGACTGGCACAAGCCGTTCAGGAAATGAAAAATATGAAGGATTATGATTATGCTGTTGAGAACGACGAAATTGGCACTGCAGTAGAAAAGCTTAAGAGTATTATGATTGCAGAAAAATGCCGGGTGAGTTCAAAGCCGTAA
- the rpoZ gene encoding DNA-directed RNA polymerase subunit omega yields MKQPSLDVLMSQADSKYTLVVAAAKRARVLMNNLDASEFKDTKPVSRALLEIADGKVYPDFFDKVTSDALR; encoded by the coding sequence ATGAAGCAGCCTTCTTTGGATGTTCTGATGTCCCAGGCAGACAGTAAATATACCCTAGTGGTGGCAGCTGCCAAAAGGGCCAGGGTACTCATGAACAATTTGGATGCAAGTGAATTTAAAGATACAAAACCTGTTAGCAGGGCTTTGCTTGAGATTGCAGACGGAAAAGTCTATCCTGACTTTTTTGATAAGGTAACGTCAGATGCTTTGCGGTAA
- a CDS encoding amino acid-binding protein, protein MLQLSIFLENAQGRLADALNTLADLQVNIRALSLADTKDYGVLRIIVENPEEVAEKLRERNCVVKITRVWVLKVPDSPGGLAGQLNKLVAEGVNVEYMYGFVEKENEQAQVVLRVRDAEIMQAAMDKLALK, encoded by the coding sequence ATGTTACAACTGTCAATTTTTCTGGAAAATGCCCAGGGCCGTCTGGCAGACGCACTGAATACTTTAGCTGACCTTCAAGTCAATATCCGCGCGCTGTCCCTTGCTGACACCAAAGATTACGGTGTACTCAGGATTATCGTGGAGAACCCGGAAGAAGTTGCGGAGAAACTCCGGGAGCGCAATTGTGTCGTCAAGATCACCCGGGTCTGGGTGCTAAAAGTTCCCGACAGTCCGGGAGGTCTGGCTGGACAACTGAACAAGCTTGTTGCCGAGGGTGTGAACGTTGAATATATGTATGGTTTTGTGGAAAAGGAAAACGAGCAGGCCCAGGTCGTTCTAAGAGTCAGAGATGCTGAAATCATGCAGGCTGCGATGGACAAACTCGCGCTCAAATGA